One genomic window of Polyangiaceae bacterium includes the following:
- a CDS encoding RHS repeat protein: MPSPWARDAFGRVRQLDEPDRGTTMFVNDGFGDVLASTDALGRVITFGVDALGRVQTRTDTHTGKA; this comes from the coding sequence GTGCCGTCACCGTGGGCGCGCGATGCATTCGGGCGTGTGCGGCAATTGGATGAGCCGGATCGCGGCACGACGATGTTCGTCAACGATGGATTCGGTGACGTCCTCGCATCGACGGATGCACTTGGTCGCGTGATCACGTTTGGCGTGGACGCACTCGGGCGCGTGCAAACGCGCACGGATACGCACACGGGAAAAGCTTGA